DNA sequence from the Amycolatopsis sp. Hca4 genome:
CCGGTCAGCGAGCTGGCCCTGCGGCGCTCCACGCTGGACGAGGTGTTCCTCGCCATCACCCGCGGCGAGTCCACTGTGGACGTGGTCCGGTGACCGCCGCGCCCGGGCACGTCCCGCCCCTGCTCGCCCTGCGCCAGTCCGGCACCTTCGCCTGGCGCAGCATCCTGCAGATCAAGCACAAACCGGCCGAGCTGCTCGACCTTTCGGTGCAGCCGATCATGTTCACGCTGTTGTTCACCTACGTTTTCGGTGGTGCGATCGGCGGAACACCGCGGGATTACCTGCAATTCGCCCTCGGCGGGCTGATTGTGCAGAACGCGTTGTTCCTCTCCATCTACGCGGCCATCGGACTGTCCACGGATCTCCAGAAGGGCCTGTTCGACCGCTTCCGCAGCCTCCCGATCGCCCGCGGCGCGCCGCTGGCCGGCCGCGTGCTGGCCGACGTCGTCCGGCAGCTGTGGTCGCTGATCGTCCTGCTGGTGGTCGGGGTGGCCCTCGGCTTCCGGTTGACGACCGGGTTCCCGGCGCTGCTCGGCGCCTTCGCGGTCCTGACGATGTTCACCGTCTCGTTCGCCTGGCTGCCGGTGTGGATCGGGGTCCTCGCGCGTGATCCGGAGAAGGTCCAGGTGTTCGGGTTCGTCGTGGTCCTGCCGCTGACGTTCACCAGCAACGCCCTCGTCCCGACGGCCACGATGCCGTCCTGGCTGCGGTCCTGGGTGGACGTGAACCCGGTGACGCAGGTGAACGACACGCTCCGGGCGCTGCTGTCCGGGGGATCGGCCGGCGGGCCGCTGGGTGGGGCGGTGCTGTGGTCGGCCGCGCTGGCGGCGGTGTTCGGCACGCTCAGCGTGGTGGCCCTGCGAACCCGCGGCTGAGGGGACTCGCCCGGGTTCGCCCCGGCTCCGGACCCGCGGCCGAGCAAGCGCTTCCTCGAGCGAGCCGTCCGAGAACTCTTCAGCCGTCGTCGAGCCCGTACCGGCAGGCTTTGCCGCAGAAAGCGTTGCCTAGCAAAGGAGTTCGCATGACGGACGAGTCCGGGCCGGACGGCCGGGTGTCCGCATGAGCGGACCGTTCACCATCGTCCGCCCGCCGGAAACCCTGGTCTCCGGGGACCGCGGGATGCCCGCCGCGGTGGCCGGGTCCGCACTGGCCGCCGGGGAGGCCGGGCCGGTGCGCCGCTGGCTCGCCGAGCGCGACCGGCTCTCGGCGATGACGGTGACCCGGGTGGATCTGGCCGGCCTGCGCGGCTGGCACGACGACGGCGTGCTCCGCCACCACACCGGGCGGTTCTTCACCGTGGAGGGCCTCGACGTGCGGGTCGAAGGCGGCGCGGTCCCGCACTGGCGGCAGCCGATCATCTGCCAGTTCGAAGTCGGCGTGCTCGGCATCCTGGTCGCCCGGATCGACGGCGCGCTGCGGTTCCTCATGCAGGCGAAGGTCGAGCCCGGCAACGCGCGGGGCCACCAGCTCTCGCCCACCGTGCAGGCCACGCGCAGCAACTACACCCGTGCCCACGGGGGCCGCTCCGTGCCCTACCTGCGTCACTTCGCCGACGCCCCGCCCGCCCGGGTCGTCGTCGACGTCCTGCAGTCGGAACAGGGCTCGTGGTTCCTGCGCAAGCGCAACCGCAACATGGTCGTCGAGGTCGACCCGGGCATCGAGGTCCTGGACGGCTTCCGCTGGTGCACCCTCGCCGAGATCCACGCCGCGCTGGCGGTCGAGGACCTGGTCAACATGGACGCCAGGACCGTGCTGTCCTGCCTCCCGCTGCACGGCCCCGGCCTGGCGGAGCGGCTGGACGTCACGGCGGCGGGGTTCACCGGCGCCCTCGTCCGGTCGATGGCCGGGACGCACGGGGGAGTCCACCACCTGGAGGAGATCCTCGGCGCGGTCACCGCGGCCCGCGCCGAAACCGCGGTGAGCGCGCGGCGGGTGCCGCTGGCCGAGGTGTCCGGGTGGCACCGCCGCGACGGGGCGATCGTGCACGAGAGCGGCGCCTTCTTCGAGGTGCTGGGCGTCGACGTCAAGGCCGAGGGCCGCGAGGTCGCGGAGTGGTCGCAGCCGATGTTCGCCGCGCGCGGCACCGGGCTGGTGTGCTTCCTCGCGAAGGCCTTCGACGGCGTGCTGCACGTCCTCGTCCAGCTGCGCCGCGAGCCGGGGTTCCTCGACTCGGTGGAGCTGGCCCCGACCGTGCAGTGCACGCCCGCCACGCACGCCCGCACCCCGCCGTCGGCCCGGCCGCCGTTCCTCGACGTGGTGCTGGCCGCCGACCCGGCCGCGTTCCGCTTCGACACGGTGATG
Encoded proteins:
- a CDS encoding ABC transporter permease, which encodes MTAAPGHVPPLLALRQSGTFAWRSILQIKHKPAELLDLSVQPIMFTLLFTYVFGGAIGGTPRDYLQFALGGLIVQNALFLSIYAAIGLSTDLQKGLFDRFRSLPIARGAPLAGRVLADVVRQLWSLIVLLVVGVALGFRLTTGFPALLGAFAVLTMFTVSFAWLPVWIGVLARDPEKVQVFGFVVVLPLTFTSNALVPTATMPSWLRSWVDVNPVTQVNDTLRALLSGGSAGGPLGGAVLWSAALAAVFGTLSVVALRTRG
- a CDS encoding NDP-hexose 2,3-dehydratase family protein — translated: MSGPFTIVRPPETLVSGDRGMPAAVAGSALAAGEAGPVRRWLAERDRLSAMTVTRVDLAGLRGWHDDGVLRHHTGRFFTVEGLDVRVEGGAVPHWRQPIICQFEVGVLGILVARIDGALRFLMQAKVEPGNARGHQLSPTVQATRSNYTRAHGGRSVPYLRHFADAPPARVVVDVLQSEQGSWFLRKRNRNMVVEVDPGIEVLDGFRWCTLAEIHAALAVEDLVNMDARTVLSCLPLHGPGLAERLDVTAAGFTGALVRSMAGTHGGVHHLEEILGAVTAARAETAVSARRVPLAEVSGWHRRDGAIVHESGAFFEVLGVDVKAEGREVAEWSQPMFAARGTGLVCFLAKAFDGVLHVLVQLRREPGFLDSVELAPTVQCTPATHARTPPSARPPFLDVVLAADPAAFRFDTVMSEEGGRFHHTRTRYTVLEAPDVTERPGFRWMTVDQLAGLLRHSHYVDVQARSLVPCLQALACGPAARPAA